The Pseudomonas sp. HOU2 DNA window GCGGCGGCCTGAACCTCCTGCGCAACCCGACCTTGCGCGGGCTGCCGCGCAACAGTCTGCTCCACAGCCTGAATGCGCCGTCGAGCCGGCGGCGCTTTGTCAGTGGCAGTTTGAGCGTGCTCGGCATCGCTGTGCTGGCCGGTCTGCTCGGGCGCCGATATGGCTGGCTGCCGGAAGCGGGGGAGTTGGCGACCGGCACCGGCGAGCGACGCGATTTCACTCTGGAGGATGGCAGTGCGTTGAGCCTGAATGCGCGGACGCGGGTGGTGGCGCAATTCGATGCGACTCAACGCTTGTTGGCGTTGCGCTCGGGTGAGTTGTTGGTGGATGTAGCCAGGGATCCTGCGCGGCCGTTTGTGGTCGCGACCGAATATGGGCGGATGCGTGCGCTGGGGACGAAATTTCTGGTGCAACAGGGCGACGATTCTACGCGGCTGGTGATGCTGCATTCGCAGGTCGAAGTGATCACCGCCGGCGGTGCCCGGCAAGTGGTGGAGGCGGGGGAGAGCCTGCTGTTCAACGCTCAGAACATTCTCGCCCTCGAACGCAGCAACGGTCAGGAAAGCGCATGGGTGCAAGGTCGTCTGGAAGTGCGCGACCGGCCGCTGAGTGAAGTGATCGACAGCCTGCGCCGCTACCGCCGGGGCATTCTGCACCTGAGTCCCGAAGTGGCCGATCTGCGCCTGAGCGGCCTCTATCCGCTGGACGATAGCGACCGCACCCTGCAACTGCTGGAGCGCTCGCTGCCGATCCGCGTCACCTGGCACAACCCCTATTGGGTCAGCATCGGCGCGCGGTTATAGCGTCATAACTTCTTGGCCTAATCCCCGCCCTATAAAAAGCGCCGGCCCGCTGCTCATTCCCTGCAGACGCCTTCAACAGGGAAGCCCTTGATGATTTCATTCAAACAACAATTACCGCGCTTGACCCTCGCTGCCGCATTGGCGATGGGGCTGGTGCCGCAGGTGGTTTTCGCTGCGGATCCTGCCGTGCAAGTGTTCACGTTCGACATCGCCAGCGGCCCGCTCGACGAGGTCTTGCTGGACATCTCACGCCAGACCGGCGTACCGATTTCCTTCAGCCAGAATCTGGTGCAAGGCAAACGCAGCAGTGCGGTGCGCGGTGCCTTGGGCGGGCGTCAGGCCGTTGAAAAAGCCTTGCTCGGCAGCGGCCTGCAAGTCGAGCAAAGCGCTCAGGGCCTGAGCGTGCGTGAAGGCGAGGCGAGCACACCGGTGGCGGCCAAAGTCAGCGCTGTGGCCCCAGTCACCAGTGCCGATTACCGCATGGAAAAAGTCACCGTCACCGGTTCGCGAATCGCCCGCGCGCAGAGCGATGGCGCAACCCCGGTCAACGTCATCACCCACGAAGAGATGGAAGCGCGCGGTTACAAGAACGTCTATGACGCTCTGGCGACACAGACGCAAAACACTGGCATGACCCAGGGCGAGGATTACGGCAACACCTGGCAACCGGCAGCCAGTGCGATCAACCTGCGTGGCCTTGGCCCCAATCACACGCTGGTGCTGATCAACGGCCGGCGTGTCGCCGATTACCCCACGCCCTATGACGGCAAGGTCAACTTCACTAACCTGGCGAACATTCCCTCGGCGGTCATCGAACGCATCGAAATTCTCAGCAGCGGCGCCTCGGCGATCTACGGTTCGGACGCGATTGCGGGGGTGGTCAACATCATCCTCAAGAAGCAGATCAATGGCATCGACGTCAATCTCAAGGGCGGCACCAGCGAGCGCGGCGGTGGCGACAATCAGCGCCTGCAAATCAGCGGCGGCGGCAGTTGGGGCGACTTCGACGGCTTGTTCGGCCTGGAGCTGACCAACCGTGATCCGATCTGGGCCGACGATCGCGGCTTCATGCAGAGCGGCCCGCTGGCGGATGTCGGTTACCGTCGCGACCTGAGCAACAACCGCTACCTCGGCCCAGGTTGCGGCGCCTATCAAGGCACCTTCGACAACAAGTTGCTGAACAACGCGGGTCGTTGCCGCACCGATCAGATGTACAACGATTACTGGACGATCCAGACGCAAAAGGAAAACTACGACGGCTACACCCGCGGCACCTGGCACTTCAGCGACAGCGGTCAGGTGTTTGCCGACTTGATGTATGGCCTCGATCACATCCAGAACAACACCCGTGGCCCGACTTTTACTTCGCCGGACTTCATCAACCAGAACAGCGGCAATCTGGAGCGCTGGTATCGGCGTTACGGTGAAGAAGAAATCGGTGGCCGTACCAGCAACAACAGCAAGTGGACCGACACGTCGTGGACCGGCACCCTCGGCCTTTCGGACAAGATCGCCGACACCGGCTGGAGCTATGATCTGGCGGCCAACCGATCGGAATATCGCAGCGTCAGAACCACACGCTACACGCCGCTTTCATCGATTCAGGATTTCTACCTTGGCCCGCAATTGGGCACACGCGACGGCTACCCGGTATTCGCACCTGATGCCTCGCGTCTCGACCGCCCGTTGACGCCACAGGAATGGGATCAGTTTCGCAGCAACCTGACCCAGCGCAGCAAGTCGGTCTCGACCAGCTACAACGCCTCGATCAACGGCGACCTGTTTGATCTGCCGGCCGGCCCGGTCGGATTCGCCGGCGTGCTGGAAGCGGGCAAGCAGGAGTATCGCGTCGACCCGGATGACGGTCTGAATGACGGCACTTTTTATGGTATGAGCCCGGCGCAAAGCTCCGGTGGTTCGCGCAAGCGCTACGCGGCGGGTGGCGAGTTCAGCATTCCGGTCACCGACACCGTACTGGCCACCGCCGCCGGGCGTTGGGATCAGTACAAATTCAGCGGGCGCAGCGAGCAACAGAAGACCTACAACCTGGGCCTGGAGTGGCGCCCGATCACCAGCCTGTTGCTGCGCGGCAGTTACGGCACCAGTTTCCGCGCGCCGGATCTGAATTACATCTACCAGTCTGACAGCAACGGTTACTACCCGGCGCAGATCGACTACTACGGTTGCAGCCAGGGTGTGCAGGGCGCGTGTGATCGCGGGCGGGTCGACTACACCCAGAGCGGCACCCCGGATCTTGAGTCCGAACGCGGCAAATCCTGGACCTATGGTTTTGTCTGGTCGCCGTCGCGCAACTTCGATTTCTCCACGGATTTCTGGCGGGTCGAGATCGACGACCTGCTGACCACCGTCGACGAAAACCGCCTGTTGCAGCAAGAGAACGAATGCCGCAACGGCACCCAGGACATCAACTCGGCCAACTGCCAGTCGACCCTGGCGCGCATCGATCGCAACCCGGGCAATGCCGCGATTGATCCCAATCAGTTGCAGCGAGTGCGGGTCAATGCGATCAACGCCGCCAGCGAGCGGGTCAGTGGTCTGGACTTCAAGAGCAACATCCGCTGGGGCGCCGGCCAGTACGGCGCGTTCAGTTCGGCGCTGGGCTATACCCTGGTGCTTTCGCATTTCTATAAAGAGTCGGACGAGGCGCCGACCCAGGACTGGCGCACATCGCGGACCAATTACGACTGGCGCAGCAAGGTCAACGCCAGCCTGACCTGGGATTACCAGAAAGCCACGGCGACGTTGATGGGCATTCGTTACGGCTCCGTGACCAACGGCGCGGGTGACGGGCGTCTGTCGCCATGGACGGTGTTCAACGCCAGCGCCCGCTACAAGCTCAACGACCGTGCCAGTGTCGGCCTGACCGTGAACAACGTGCTCAACCAGATCAAACACGATGACTCGGCCGGCTGGCCGTATTACCCGACCGGCAACTATGACCCGTACGGGCGGCAGTGGTGGCTGGATGTGAGTTATCACTTCGGCAGTTGAGCACACGGTATGCGTGTGTAACGTCCTACGGAAACGGGAGATTTTTTCGCAGAAACGGGGATATTTCCGACGACATTCTCAGGTTGGTCGTCGGAAGCATGATCTATAGCATCGGACATGACATTGAAGTCGTAAACGGCTTGGACGCTCAGGCCTCTGATAACGGATGGATTATGCGAACTCCCCACCTCGAATACGAAACGCCTGCTTATTCCCATCGCCTTCAGTGGCGCACCGATCGTGCCAGATGCCCCATGGAGGATGTCGCGATGCCCAGCGTCAAGGTACCCCGATTGACGGGGGTGAAGAAGGCCGAGGGCCGACCTGTCGACTTGCTCGTAAATGGCCAGAACATAGGTGACGACGCCTTTCTGATCGTTGACCTGACCGACGAAGGTTTTGAGCTGAATGATGTCGTCAACATGCTTTCAACCTCTGAACTTTATCTGCAAGACGATATGGTCAAACGTATCACCGGCAAGTCGGTCAGAACCGTACGGCGATTACTGAAGGAAGGTAAAACGGTACGGCTTGACCCGCAGCAGAGCGTCGTCGCCTACCAATATGCGTTGGTGCTGGAAAAGGCCATTTGCGCCTTCGGGAGGCAGTCACGGGCCGAGGAGTGGCTGCGCAAGCCCTGCACCTACCTGAACGGTCGCGTACCCGTGGAGTTTATCCGGCATTCACTCGGGTTTCAGATGGTCGAGCAGTATCTGGGGCAGCTGATATACGGGGTTTACGCATGAATCCCTTGCCCTGGGACGAGCAGTGGTATGCCTGGCGGCTGGATGCCGAGGTTTACGGAGGGACGTGGAACAGCGGGATGGGGTCAAATCTCAATGGTGGCCGATGGAACAAACCCGGGCGGCGAGTCGTTTATGCATCAGTCGATCCGTCCTCGGCCATTCTGGAGGTGGCAGCCCATCACAGTTTTGATGCGCTGGACAGTGAACCTTATGTGCTCACGTGTTTTGAGGTCATCAGCGAAGCAAAAGTGAAAATCGTGCAGCCGGAGGATGTGCCGAACCCTTACTGGTTGAGCCCCGCCAAGCCTTCACCCAATCAACAACTGTTCGCCGATGCGCTATTGGCAGAGCATCCGTTTGTACTGATCCCCTCGGCGGCAACCCGGCACTCGTGGAATCTGCTGGTGAGCTGCGACTTGGCGAAGGGGCAGTTCAGGATGGTTTCCCAGGAGCGGTTTGGGCTGGATACCCGGTTGCTGAGAGAGATGGAGCTGGCTTGATCCACACGTGCCATTTTTTTGCATAACCTCATCACCCAACGGTCTAAATCGGGCTCTATAAAACCCTGCTGTCCATTGCACATCCCTGCATAAACCAAAACGCAGGGATGGCTGTTCATGATCCATTTTTCACCCGTTAGATCCCGTTTGAGCCTGGCCTTGCTGCTGGCGATCAATACCTTGCCGGCGGTCGCTGCCGACGAGCCGACCACCCAATTGCAACGAGTGGAAGTCACCGGTACGGCAATTCGCCGGGTCGATGCGGAAACCGCGGTGCCGGTCACCATTCTGCGAGTTGAAGAACTGCGCGAGCAGGGCGTGAGCACCACCGAAGAACTGGTGAGCCGGATTTCCGCCAACCAGTCATCGGTCGGCTCCGGTCGTTCGGTGGGTTCGAGCAGCGGCGGGGCGTCGTATGCCGATCTGCGTGGTATCGGCCCGAACAAGACGTTGGTGCTGCTCAACGGCCGGCGGCTGAGCAACAACGCGACCAACGCGATCAATGGTTCCGGGGTCGACCTGAACACCATTCCGTTCGCCGCCATCGACCGTGTCGAGGTGCTGCGTGACGGTGCTTCGGCGCTGTACGGCACCGACGCGATCGGCGGGGTGATCAACTTCATCACCAAGACCAGCGTTACCGAAGGCCAACTGAGCACCCACTACGACACACCGACCCATGCCGGCGGCGGTGAGAGTCGCAACTTCAGCGGCAGCTGGGGCTTCGGCGATCTGCAGGATGACCGCTTCAATGTGTTCGGCGTGGTCAGTCATGACAAGCAGCAGCGGCTGGCTGCCGAGGATCGCGGTTACACCTACAACTATCAGCCCGGACGCGGCCTCGATTACACCTCCGGCACCGCATCGCCGGCCAACTGGAGCCAGGGCAGCAACGCCACCAATCCGCTGGCCGGTTCCGGCTGCAACGCGCCGGGCCTGCTGGCGCGCAATGGCATCTGCCGTCAGAGCCTGTGGAGCTATCTCGATCTGGTTCCGGAAACCGAGAAGACCTCGGCGTTCGCCAAAGCCACCGGCAAGCTTGCGGACGATCACAATGTCAGCCTCGAATATTTCTGGGCACGTAACGAAAACCGCACGCAGATCGGCCCCGGCACCTTGATGGGCAATCAGGTCAATCCCGGCACGGCGTTCTATCCCGGTAACGGCATTACCCCCGGCCCCAATGGTTTTGCCCTCGACCCGACGCAACCGGTGGATGTGAACTGGCGCGAAACCGCCGTCGGCGCGCGCCAGCACGAAGACGACAACACCGGTCAGCGTTTGCTGTTGAGCTTCGATGGCAGCGTGGTCGGTTGGGACTACAACGTCGGTGCGTCGTACAACCAGAACAAGGTGGTCAATGCGATCGAGGCCGGCTATGTCAACGACCGCGCCGTCAGCGCCGGTATTGCCAACGGCATCATCAACCCGTTTGGCCCGCAAACCGCCGCCGGGCAGGCGCTGCTGGCAGCCAACGCGGTGGACGGCGATTACTCGACGGCGGTCGGGCGGGTGAAGGCGATTGATGGACGAGTCAGTCGCGAAATCGGCGACTGGTTCGGCGCCGGACCGTCGGCACTGGCGCTGGGTGGCGAATACCGCAAGGAAGATTTCCATCAGGACTTTGCGCAGTTCGCCGCCGACGTGCAGAGCCTGGGCGTCGACCCGAATGCCAGCGTCGCCGGGGATCGCAGCGTCTCGGCGCAGTACGCCGAGGTCAACGTGCCGGTGCTCGACAGCCTGGAACTGTCCGCCGCCGTGCGCCACGACAAATACAGCGACTTCGGCAGCACCACCAACCCGAAATACTCGTTCCGCTTCCAGCCGTTCAAGGAGCTGGTGGTGCGTGGCGCCTACAGCGAGGGCTTCCGCGCACCGTCGTTGTACGAGTTGTACAACCCCAATTTCACCACCTTCACTGTCGCCAACTACAACGACCCACGGTTGTGCGCCGGTGGTAATCCGAGCAACGGCGGGATCGCCAACCGCGACTGCGCCCAGCAGTTCTACAGTCGCACCGGTGGCAATACTGATCTGAGCCCGGAAACCGCACGCAACGTCACCCTCGGTTTCGTCTACCAGCCGTTCGAGCGTCTGAGCACCGGGCTGGATTTCTGGTGGATCAACATCGCCAACCAGATCGCCGAATTCCCGGAGTCGGCGGTGTTCGAGAACCCGGAGCTGTACCCGGATCGCCTGGTGCGCAAGCCGGACGGCTCCATCGATCACATCGTTACCGGCCTGGCCAACCTCGGCAAGATCAAGACCAATGGCGTCGACGTCAGCTTCGACTACCGCTTGCCGAGCACCCCGTACGGCAACTTCGGCATCGGTCTGCAAGGCACCTACGTCAGCCGCTACGAGTACCAGCAGCAACTCAAGGGCGACTACATCGACAAGCTCGGCGATTTTCGTGGCGGCGACTTTTCCTCGGCCGGTGCCGTGGCTCGCTGGCGCCACAGCCTGACCGGCAGCTGGAACTACGGCCCCTACGGCGTGGCGCTGACCAACCGCTACACCAGCGGTTACCACGACTCCGACCGCGAGACCCACGATTACGTTGGCTCCTACAACGTCTGGGACCTGGCCGGCACCTACACCTGGCGTAAAACCCTCAGCGTGACCCTCGGCGCGAAAAACCTGTTCGACCGCGAGCCACCGTTCAGCAACCAGACCTACACCTTCCAGAGCGGCTACGACCCGAAGTACGGCGACCCGTTCGGGCGCACGCTGTACACGCGGGTCAATTACAAGTTCTGACCCGACCAGTGTAGGAGCTGCCGAAGGCTCGGGCCGCGATCGGACGATCTTTTGACGTTAAAGATCAACAGATCGTCCGATCGCAGCCCGAGCCTGCGGCAGCTCCTACAGGGATCGAGTTACAGGGAGGGGGCGGGTTTTAGTCACTTATTGATCTAAGCCTGCCCTATAAAAAATGCCGGCCTGTTGCACATCACAGGTAGGCAGGATGTGTATTGATTGCTAAGGCCCCATCGCTGGCAAGCCAGCTCCCACACGGTTAGTGGCGTTCACAAGTCACTGTGGGAGCTGGCTTGCCAGCGATAAGGCCATAAGCAGCACCGTGCAAAAAAGGATCTGCCAATGCTCTCCAGGCTCATTCTGTTCAGCGCTTTTGCGCTGCTAAGCCCAATCATTTGGGCCGCCCCACAGCCCGCACTCACCGTCTACGGCGAAGCCCCCAAATACACCCCGGACTTCCAGCATCTGGCCTACGCCAACCCCAATGCTCCCAAAGGCGGCACCCTGCGTCGTTCCTCGCTGGAAAGCGGCCCGTTCGACCATCTGATTCCGTACATCGACAAAGGCACCGGCGTTGCCGACATCGATGGCTGGCTCTATGCGCCGCTGGCCTATCGCAGCAAGGACGAACCCTATAGCGTCTACGGCCTGGTGGCGCAGCAGATGGAACTGGATGCGGATCGCCGCTGGCTGCGTTTTTATCTCAATCCCCAGGCACGCTTTGACGATGGTACGCCGATCACCGCCGAGGACGTGCGTTACACCTTCGAACTGTTCACCACCCAGGGCAGCCTCAAATATCGCCAGCAGTTTCGTGACGTTGCCGACGTGGTGGTGGAGTCGCCGACGCAAGTGCGCTTCAACTTCAAGAACAACGACAGCCGCACCTTGCCACTGGATCTGGCGACACTGCCGGTGTTGCCCGAACATTGGTGGCGCACGCGCAACTTCGCCGAGGGCGCCGGTTTCGAGATCCCGCCGGGCAGCGGCCCGTACCGGATCAGCGCGGTGGATGCCGGGCGCAGCGTGAAATTTCAGCGTGTCGCCGACTGGTGGGCCAAGGACCTGCCGATCACTCGTGGTCTCTATAACTTCGATCACTTGAGCGTGGAGTTCTTCGCCGACACCGATGTTTCCCGGCAAGTGCTCAAGGCTGGCGGCTTCGACTACAACCGCGAGTTTTCCGCGACCAGCTACACCATCGGCTATGCCGGCGCGGCGCTGGAGCAGGGCAAATTGCTCCGAGAACATCTGGCGCCGGGTGCCGCGCAGGGCTCGCAGGGTTTCGTGTTCAACCTGCAGAAGCCCATGTTTCAGGATCGCCGGGTTCGGCAGGCGATCGCCATGCTCTGGGATTTCGAATGGAGCAACCGGCAAATGATGCGCAGCATGTACCTGCGTCAGCGCAGTTACTTCTCGCACAGCGCATTGGCGGCCACCGAGCTGCCGGACGCGGAGGAACTGAAAATCCTCGAGCCGTGGCGCGGCAAGATCCCCGACGAGGTGTTCACCGAGGTCTTCGAAGCGCCGAAAACCGACGGCAGCGGCAACATCCGCGCCGAGCAGTTGCAGGCGTTGAAACTGCTGGAAGCCGCCGGCTGGAAACCTCGTGGTGATCAGTTGGTGAACGCCAATGGCGAGCCGTTGCAGTTCACCTTTCTCAACGGGCAGAAGGGCTTTGAACGGCTGCTGCTGCCGTTCAAGCGCAATCTGGCACAGATTGGCATCGGCTTCGATATTCGCCAGGTTGACACCGCGCAATACACCAACCGCGTGCGCAATCGCGACTACGACATGATCGTCGTCGGCTACCCGGTAAGTCAGGCACCGGGGCGCGAGATGTTCAATTACTTCGGCTCCGACGGTGCCGACGATCCCGGCTCGAACAACTACATGGTGTTGCGCGATCCGGCCGTGGATGCCTTGCTCGAAGGGCTGGTGCAGGCCGACAACCGCGAAAGTCTGTTGCGCCATGCCCACGCTTTGGATCGGGTGCTGCAATGGGGCTATTACTGGATTCCCAACTATTACCCGCCGGGGATCTCCACGGTGTGGTGGAACCGTTTCGGCCGTCCGGCAACAGCGCCGCTGTACGACGCCGGGCTGGATACCTGGTGGGAAATCAGCCCGACCGCGCTGACCGCCACGCAGATGCAGCAACAGCAGAAGGAGTACGCGCATGTGGGGTTATAGCCTGCGGCGTCTGCTGCTGATCGTGCCGACGTTGCTCGCCATTCTGCTGGTCAATTTCGTCATCGTGCAGGCCGCGCCGGGTGGCCCGGTGGAGCAGGCGATCGCGCGCTTGCAGGGTATAGGTGTCGGCGCGGCGGTGGGCGGCGGTCATGTCGAAACCATTGGCGGCGAATCCCGTGCCACTCGAGGCCTGGACCCGAAACTGGTGGCCGACATCGAGCGTCAGTACGGCTTCGACAAACCCGCCGGTGAGCGCCTGTGGCTGATGCTCAAAAGCTACGCGCAACTGGATTTCGGTCAGAGCTTTTTCCGTGGCGCCAGCGTCACCGAACTGATCTGGCAGAAGCTGCCGGTGACCTTGTCGCTGGGTTTGTGGGCGACGTTGATCACTTATCTGGTGTCGATTCCGCTGGGCATCCGCAAAGCGGTGCACAACGGCTCGGCGTTCGATGTCTGGAGCAGCGTGGCGATCATCATCGGCTACGCGATGCCGGGGTTTCTGTTCGCGCTGCTGTTGATCATCGTGTTTGCCGGCGGCTCCGCACTGGACTGGTTTCCGGTGCGCGGGCTGGTCTCGGACAACTTCGCCGAGCTGTCGCCGTGGGACAAGGTTGCCGATTACTTCTGGCACCTCGTGCTACCAGTCACCGCGCTGGTCATCGGCGGATTCGCCACGTTGACGATCCTCACCAAGAACAGCTTTCTCAACGAGATCTCGCGCCTGTACGTGGTGACGGCACGAGCCAAGGGCCTCAGCCAGCGTCAGGTTTTATACGGCCACGTGTTCCGCAACGCGATGCTGCTGGTGGTCGCCGGATTACCCCAGGCACTGGTGACGGTATTTTTCGGCGGCTCGTTGCTGATCGAGGTGATCTTTTCCCTCGATGGCCTCGGCCGACTCAGCTATGAAGCAGCGGTGTCACGGGATTACCCGGTGGTGTTCGGTTCGCTGTTCATCTTCACCCTGTTCGGCCTGCTGATAAAACTCCTCGGCGACTTGTGCTACACGCTGGTCGACCCGCGCATCGACTTCACCGCGAGGACCGCCTGATGCTGACCTTATCTCCCATCGGACAGCGCCGTTGGGCGCGGTTCAAGGCGCATCGGCGTGGCTGGTGGTCGCTGTGGCTGTTTCTGCTGTTGTTCGGCCTGAGCCTGGGCGGCGAATTGATCGCCAATGACAAACCGCTGCTGGTCGAGTATCAGGGCCAGTGGTATTTCCCGGCCTTCAAGCGCTATACCGAACAGGATTTTGGCGGCGAACTGCCGTTCCAGCCGGACTATCGCAGCGCGCAGGTGCGGCAACTGATCGAGGGGCAGGGCGGACGGATGTGGTTTGCGCCGATCCCGTTCGGTTTCGATACGGTCAACTATGACCTGACTGAACCGGCGCCGAGTGCGCCGAGCAGCGAGAACTGGCTGGGCACCGACGATCAGGCGCGGGATGTGCTGGCGCGGGTGATTTTCGGCACGCGGGTGTCGCTGCTGTTCGCTTTGGCGCTGACTGCCGCCAGCGCACTGATCGGCATCGCTGCCGGTGCCTTGCAAGGCTATTACGGTGGCTGGATCGATCTGCTCGGGCAGCGGCTGCTGGAGGTGTGGTCGGGGCTGCCGGTGTTGTATCTGCTGATCATTCTGTCCGGGTTCGTCGAGCCGAATTTCTGGTGGCTGCTGGGGATCATGGCGCTGTTTTCCTGGCTGAGTCTGGTGGATGTGGTGCGCGCGGAATTCCTGCGCAGCCGTGGCCTGGAATACGTGAAAGCGGCGCGGGCGCTGGGGGTTGACGATGGGCAGGTGATCTGCCGGCACATCCTGCCCAATGCGATGAGCGCGACCCTGACCTATTTGCCGTTCATTCTCACCGGTGCGATTGCGACCTTGTCGGCGCTGGATTTTCTCGGTTTCGGCATGCCCGCCGGCAGCGCTTCGCTGGGCGAGCTGATCGGCCAGGGCAAGAGCAATCTGCAAGCGCCGTGGTTGGGGCTGACGGCGTTTTTTGCCCTGGCGCTGATTCTTTCTCTGTTGGTGTTCATCGGTGAGGCCTGCCGAGATGCTTATGATCCGAGGGCTTGAGATGAGCGATAACCTGATCGAAATCCGCGACCTGCGTGTGGCCTTCAACGGCCAGTCAGTGGTGCATGGCATTGACCTCGATATCCGTCCGGGCGAGTGCCTGGCACTGGTCGGAGAGTCCGGCTCGGGCAAATCGGTGACCGCCCACAGCATCCTGCAATTGCTCGACCCGAACATCACGCGGATCGACGGCAGCATTCGCTATGCCGGGGAAGAGCTGCTTGGCGTGCATGAGCGCTATCTGCGCCAGTTAAGGGGCAACCGCATCGCGATGATTTTTCAGGAGCCGATGAGCTCGCTGAATCCGCTGCACACCATCGAACGGCAACTCGGTGAGAGCCTGGCGCTGCACAAAGGTCTGGCCGGCGCGCAAGCCCGTGAGCGCATTCTTGAGCTGCTGGAGCTGGTCGGCATTCAGAAGCCGCGCGAACTGCTCAAGGCCTATCCGCATCAGCTCTCCGGCGGCCAGCGCCAGCGGGTGATGATCGCCATGGCGCTGGCCTGCGAGCCGCAATTGTTGATCGCAGACGAGCCGACCACCGCACTGGATGTGACGGTGCAGCGCAGGATTCTGTTGCTGCTTAAAGAGCTGCAACAGCGCCTGGGCATGGCGCTGCTGATCATCAGCCATGACCTGAATCTGGTGCGCACCATTGCGCAGCGGGTGGCGGTGATGCGCGGTGGGCGGATCGTCGAGCAGGCGTCGTGCGAGCAACTGTTCCGTGCGCCGCAGCATCCCTACAGCATCGAATTGCTCAACGCCGAGCCGGGGGACGAAGCGCTGTGCCGGGACGATGCGCAAGACTTGTTGCAGGTGCGCGATCTGAATGTGCGTTTTCGTCTCGGCGGCGGTTGGCTGCGGCCGAAAACGTACCTTGCGGCGGTCAAGGGCATCGATCTGAATTTGCAGCGCGGCAAGACACTGGGGATTGTCGGCGAGTCGGGCTCGGGCAAGTCGACGTTGGGCCAGGCGATTTTGCGCCTGATCGACGCCGAGGGCAGCATTCGCTTTGCCGGTGAGGCGTTGGAGCAACTGAGCGGCAAGCAGCTGCGGCCACTGCGCAAACGCCTGCAAGTGGTGTTTCAGGATCCGTTCGGCAGCCTCAGCCCACGCCTGTGTGTGGAGCAGATCATTGCCGAGGGCTTGCAGGTGCACAGCGATCTGAATGCTGCCGAGCGTGAACAGGCGGTGATTGATGTGCTGCGCGAGGTCGGTCTCGATCCGGCGACTCGGCATCGCTACCCCCACGAATTTTCCGGTGGCCAGCGGCAACGGATTGCCATCGCCCGGGCGCTGGTGCTCAAGCCGGAGCTGATCTTGCTGGATGAGCCGACATCGGCGCTGGATCGCACGGTGCAAAAACAGATCGTTGCTTTATTGCGGCGACTGCAGGAAGAGCACGGGCTGACTTACCTGTTCATCAGTCATGATCTGGCGGTGGTGCGGGCGTTGGCTCATGACTTGATTGTGATGAAGGAGGGTGAAGTACTGGAGCGCGGAGAGACCGGCAAGCTGTTCAGCTCGGCGCAGCA harbors:
- a CDS encoding TonB-dependent receptor; protein product: MIHFSPVRSRLSLALLLAINTLPAVAADEPTTQLQRVEVTGTAIRRVDAETAVPVTILRVEELREQGVSTTEELVSRISANQSSVGSGRSVGSSSGGASYADLRGIGPNKTLVLLNGRRLSNNATNAINGSGVDLNTIPFAAIDRVEVLRDGASALYGTDAIGGVINFITKTSVTEGQLSTHYDTPTHAGGGESRNFSGSWGFGDLQDDRFNVFGVVSHDKQQRLAAEDRGYTYNYQPGRGLDYTSGTASPANWSQGSNATNPLAGSGCNAPGLLARNGICRQSLWSYLDLVPETEKTSAFAKATGKLADDHNVSLEYFWARNENRTQIGPGTLMGNQVNPGTAFYPGNGITPGPNGFALDPTQPVDVNWRETAVGARQHEDDNTGQRLLLSFDGSVVGWDYNVGASYNQNKVVNAIEAGYVNDRAVSAGIANGIINPFGPQTAAGQALLAANAVDGDYSTAVGRVKAIDGRVSREIGDWFGAGPSALALGGEYRKEDFHQDFAQFAADVQSLGVDPNASVAGDRSVSAQYAEVNVPVLDSLELSAAVRHDKYSDFGSTTNPKYSFRFQPFKELVVRGAYSEGFRAPSLYELYNPNFTTFTVANYNDPRLCAGGNPSNGGIANRDCAQQFYSRTGGNTDLSPETARNVTLGFVYQPFERLSTGLDFWWINIANQIAEFPESAVFENPELYPDRLVRKPDGSIDHIVTGLANLGKIKTNGVDVSFDYRLPSTPYGNFGIGLQGTYVSRYEYQQQLKGDYIDKLGDFRGGDFSSAGAVARWRHSLTGSWNYGPYGVALTNRYTSGYHDSDRETHDYVGSYNVWDLAGTYTWRKTLSVTLGAKNLFDREPPFSNQTYTFQSGYDPKYGDPFGRTLYTRVNYKF
- a CDS encoding extracellular solute-binding protein, whose product is MLSRLILFSAFALLSPIIWAAPQPALTVYGEAPKYTPDFQHLAYANPNAPKGGTLRRSSLESGPFDHLIPYIDKGTGVADIDGWLYAPLAYRSKDEPYSVYGLVAQQMELDADRRWLRFYLNPQARFDDGTPITAEDVRYTFELFTTQGSLKYRQQFRDVADVVVESPTQVRFNFKNNDSRTLPLDLATLPVLPEHWWRTRNFAEGAGFEIPPGSGPYRISAVDAGRSVKFQRVADWWAKDLPITRGLYNFDHLSVEFFADTDVSRQVLKAGGFDYNREFSATSYTIGYAGAALEQGKLLREHLAPGAAQGSQGFVFNLQKPMFQDRRVRQAIAMLWDFEWSNRQMMRSMYLRQRSYFSHSALAATELPDAEELKILEPWRGKIPDEVFTEVFEAPKTDGSGNIRAEQLQALKLLEAAGWKPRGDQLVNANGEPLQFTFLNGQKGFERLLLPFKRNLAQIGIGFDIRQVDTAQYTNRVRNRDYDMIVVGYPVSQAPGREMFNYFGSDGADDPGSNNYMVLRDPAVDALLEGLVQADNRESLLRHAHALDRVLQWGYYWIPNYYPPGISTVWWNRFGRPATAPLYDAGLDTWWEISPTALTATQMQQQQKEYAHVGL
- the yejB gene encoding microcin C ABC transporter permease YejB, which translates into the protein MWGYSLRRLLLIVPTLLAILLVNFVIVQAAPGGPVEQAIARLQGIGVGAAVGGGHVETIGGESRATRGLDPKLVADIERQYGFDKPAGERLWLMLKSYAQLDFGQSFFRGASVTELIWQKLPVTLSLGLWATLITYLVSIPLGIRKAVHNGSAFDVWSSVAIIIGYAMPGFLFALLLIIVFAGGSALDWFPVRGLVSDNFAELSPWDKVADYFWHLVLPVTALVIGGFATLTILTKNSFLNEISRLYVVTARAKGLSQRQVLYGHVFRNAMLLVVAGLPQALVTVFFGGSLLIEVIFSLDGLGRLSYEAAVSRDYPVVFGSLFIFTLFGLLIKLLGDLCYTLVDPRIDFTARTA
- a CDS encoding ABC transporter permease, with amino-acid sequence MLTLSPIGQRRWARFKAHRRGWWSLWLFLLLFGLSLGGELIANDKPLLVEYQGQWYFPAFKRYTEQDFGGELPFQPDYRSAQVRQLIEGQGGRMWFAPIPFGFDTVNYDLTEPAPSAPSSENWLGTDDQARDVLARVIFGTRVSLLFALALTAASALIGIAAGALQGYYGGWIDLLGQRLLEVWSGLPVLYLLIILSGFVEPNFWWLLGIMALFSWLSLVDVVRAEFLRSRGLEYVKAARALGVDDGQVICRHILPNAMSATLTYLPFILTGAIATLSALDFLGFGMPAGSASLGELIGQGKSNLQAPWLGLTAFFALALILSLLVFIGEACRDAYDPRA